One segment of Dolichospermum sp. DET69 DNA contains the following:
- a CDS encoding EamA family transporter, with protein sequence MSIPEFSLLLISVLISVAGQFFLKMGAIKLGKVDPSNAVSHILNMITIPELLLGLTCYGIGAVAYILLLTRVNLTVAAPAVSVGYIFSVLLGYFVLKEPISLIRVFGLGFIVTGVILVIWKK encoded by the coding sequence ATGTCAATACCAGAATTCAGTTTACTACTAATATCAGTTCTCATCAGTGTAGCCGGACAATTTTTCTTAAAAATGGGAGCGATTAAATTAGGGAAAGTTGATCCAAGTAACGCTGTTAGTCATATTCTCAATATGATCACGATACCAGAACTTTTATTAGGATTAACCTGTTATGGTATTGGTGCAGTAGCCTATATTCTCCTCCTAACCAGAGTTAATTTGACTGTTGCTGCCCCTGCTGTATCAGTTGGTTATATATTTTCCGTATTACTAGGTTACTTTGTTTTAAAAGAACCTATTTCTTTAATCCGTGTTTTTGGATTAGGTTTCATTGTTACAGGAGTTATATTAGTAATTTGGAAAAAATAA